In Candidatus Zixiibacteriota bacterium, the genomic window AACAACAGGCGCGGGTCATTGACTGGTTCATCTGGAAACAGCCGCTCGGTTTCGTGCTCTACTTCATCTGCGCGATCGCCGAGACCAACCGCAGCCCGTTTGACTTGCCGGAGGCGGAGTCCGAACTGGTGGCCGGTTTCCATACCGAGTACTCGTCGATGCGGTTCGCCACGTTCTTCGTGGGCGAGTACGCGCACATGATTGCGGTGGGGGCGGTGGGGTCGACCCTGTTTTTCGGCGGCTGGCAGGGACCGTGGCTGCCACCCATACTCTGGCTGATGATCAAAGTATTTCTGTTTGTGTTCGTTTATATCTGGATACGCGCCACCCTGCCGCGATTCCGATATGATCAGCTAATGAATTTCGGTTGGAAAGTGCTGTTCCCTCTGGCCGTGCTGAACACGCTGGTAACCGGCCTGGTGGTGCTGTGGTAGGCGGTGACGCCAAAACAGAACAATACGATGACCGCTAAAGAAGTCATAAGGACGATCGGCGATACGCTCTTGAAAGTGCCGCAGGGGTTCGCGGTGACTTTCCGCCACCTGTTCAAGCGCCCGGTCACGCTTGATTATCCCCGGAAACGGGAGCCGATGTCGCCGCGCTATCGCGG contains:
- a CDS encoding NADH-quinone oxidoreductase subunit H, yielding QQARVIDWFIWKQPLGFVLYFICAIAETNRSPFDLPEAESELVAGFHTEYSSMRFATFFVGEYAHMIAVGAVGSTLFFGGWQGPWLPPILWLMIKVFLFVFVYIWIRATLPRFRYDQLMNFGWKVLFPLAVLNTLVTGLVVLW